One window of the Podospora pseudopauciseta strain CBS 411.78 chromosome 4, whole genome shotgun sequence genome contains the following:
- the CDC39 gene encoding CCR4-NOT core subunit cdc39 (COG:K; BUSCO:EOG092600SK; EggNog:ENOG503NXE7), with translation MASPQLIHEHGMDVYSRYFTRLVASNASQIFPGAGRPVANSNNNNMQLLVAEMELLARDFSQARKIAESIETGTEDIFHNFDLSTFMEHFQLDALEKTLLALAFKLGSRTDLKTKADAILSTNYPTFVNILSRPTGEHMDMPAEFVAELLDRFIQLHPPNFNAAAKKELEYKVSMRYSQGGDGKPPPSQVLAALDLIRLLADRPPNALALYIYRVGSAFTKDEETCVSYLQNRPSNIQLSEEQVSAALLYTTISQTPPHKPSILVAALRRILPDSFQWQDVVSYFDHANARVTSAQFLRLYNALLPIALEHLDRFNIQRLWGEEWENPETQLSFICAYASLTPEQLDATTIPGLKPTFTVDEYVQSDRAIQEIAALAVRHPLVSEAALSAVFNVALHSMHASQSTEAKRLFQDVVVPNLHVFVTSAFGVPKPWPTMAEETLASLFEGFLINKTPTSDFVMESLWRRDKVWVMQRLEEQHALKPIVLPTIFEFAVRHKWLQELVFLPTGFGLDLVAYAHAQGFLNLEQWASQNAERPGEMARAINQFLLIKTNLEQTYQRSGDNGQAHTPLQVKTVYMMLDILDRFNLKAPVVDLINVQRHCITAYPRLINYGEGYDDIIDDNGRGGNMLAPAATTRMEEHYKKMYGDELQVRSVVEVLEHYKHSRVPLEQDIFACMIHGLFDEYAHYVDYPLEALATTAVLFGGIISHKLISRLPLKIGLGMILQAVKENRPEEPMYKFGLQALMQLFGRLREWPAFCKDLILIPGLQGTEAYRKAEEVVREHDEELARTLRNGLPAIAGSDKQLTNGGLEDSLSSEQHPPPFLSINVGPPPAGINYEDPTPDAQGKIQFALNNATDTTLQSIFKELQKMLDVKHQQWFASHLVEERAKMQPNYHHVYLELVKQFEDRLLWTEVLRETYVSVQRMLNSEQTQSNSTERTHLKNLGGWLGLLTLARDKPIKHSNIAFRQLLIEALDTKRLIVVIPFVCKVLTQAANSNVFKPPNPWLMDIIHLLIELYHNAELKLNLKFEIEVLCKCLDLDHEAIEPSGEILNRPPLEDVGDLVGPDNLDSFESLSLNGMTGVNSSLVSHPALAIPDLGPNLSVPSTEVVSAAKLHDIVRQALTRALQEIIQPVVDRSVTIAAISTQQMIRKDFATEGDPDRVRMAAVNMVKSTAGSLALVTSKEPLRANFTNYLRQLASELPQGLPEGIIMLCVNSNMELASSIIEKSAEERGVPEIEDLLAEDLEARRHHRINRPNEPFMDPRLNRWAWTIPAPFKLQPSLSGLNDEQMAIYDDFARQSRVTAAAAAAAAAAAAASATPSHVPSSSDARSIANEVLGDQYNSVSTIPTPAETPSLPHMGVQPQHYPPVHAGMVNGRQPGISPVDARNVAERVNSLLEKLATAVSNTAEEHFEDLPRTHEVINIHDAVVQLTIKTQQTSDEFAVYVATQISGLLFRPQPEPTSLLLETLVHVLETLRKVAGPATSQQIRWLFYQQSGSTFLNLPLISALLRTDLIDWHSIDAAMAKALNERSSGSIEFLESLMDLTLFSEAPVNLYTDFVQSLEEAWAWITEEPEVPGGQRFKAKVLGPSPEIHPDRTPEAQFEQFDYIFEEWVQLCNNDCASEKAATKFVQQLNWRRHIVTKEDFFVFARQAIDKSVDRAEQSGHLGEGFSNESFQAVDALVKMILIFTQSHDAPGTSESSRVAFLDSVLALGVLVLNNHHVRRGDAFNPRVFFRFFSNLFHQIMNLTERFSDSESEKIVLNFAARLWDLRPVVYPGFLFQWMGLLAHRAFLPAIMRMPNQAGWEPFTKLLTHLFSYLGNMLKAFEVSLAAKDLYSGTVKLVAVLFHDFPEYLSANHVQLCQCLPSHATQLINMILSASTTPFDKVPDPFRPGLKIDRIPEMKDPVVSLYDCAGQLKELGLYDILEQSLQNGPSEDAIAQITHAMHHADTDLTTFGFVPVNVDRRVVDAVVSHIANAASQRAVNNSDAPVFVSGAPDVKTLHMLVTEVPAETRYYLLSSMVNELRFANASTNYFSHAIVEIFGHDLDDPEETEIRQQIVRVLLERMVGYWPQPWGLVVTILELLKNEKFHFFELPFIKAAPEVAARFEAILRPVVA, from the exons AATGCtgccgccaagaaggagTTGGAGTACAAGGTGTCGATGCGGTATTCacaaggaggagacggaaAGCCGCCCCCCTCTCAGGTTCTGGCGGCCCTGGACCTGATTCGCCTCCTCGCCGACAGGCCACCGAATGCACTGGCCCTCTACATATACCGTGTCGGGTCAGCCTTCAccaaggacgaggagacATGCGTGAGCTACCTCCAGAACCGACCTTCCAACATCCAACTGTCCGAAGAACAAGTATCTGCCGCGCTTCTGtacaccaccatcagccaGACCCCGCCACACAAACCCTCGATTCTCGTTGCGGCCCTGAGGCGGATACTGCCCGACAGCTTCCAGTGGCAGGATGTTGTTTCGTATTTCGACCATGCGAATGCACGCGTAACTTCGGCGCAGTTTCTGCGGTTATACAATGCATTATTACCCATCGCGCTCGAGCATCTCGACAGGTTCAACATTCAACGGCTGTGGGGCGAAGAATGGGAGAATCCCGAAACCCAGCTGTCCTTCATTTGCGCCTATGCCTCACTCACCCCGGAGCAACTGGATGCCACAACCATCCCAGGCCTCAAGCCGACGTTTACGGTGGACGAATACGTACAATCCGACCGGGCAATTCAGGAAATAGCTGCCCTCGCTGTTAGACACCCACTGGTCTCCGAGGCTGCTTTGTCTGCTGTCTTCAATGTGGCTCTGCACTCGATGCATGCCTCACAGAGCACAGAGGCGAAGCGCCTGTTTCAAGACGTCGTTGTGCCTAATCTACATGTCTTTGTCACCTCAGCCTTTGGGGTTCCTAAGCCGTGGCCCACAATGGCCGAAGAGACGCTGGCGTCGCTATTCGAAGGGTTTCTGATCAACAAGACACCGACCTCCGACTTTGTGATGGAAAGCCTCTGGAGACGGGACAAGGTGTGGGTCATGCAGCGGCTGGAAGAACAGCATGCTCTCAAGCCTATTGTCTTGCCAACCATCTTCGAGTTTGCGGTGAGGCACAAGTGGCTCCAGGAGCTGGTTTTCCTTCCCACTGGCTTCGGGCTTGATCTCGTTGCCTATGCGCATGCGCAAGGTTTTCTGAACTTGGAGCAATGGGCAAGCCAGAACGCTGAGCGACCCGGCGAGATGGCCAGGGCCATAAATCAGTTTCTGTTGATAAAAACGAACCTGGAGCAGACGTATCAGCGGAGCGGAGACAATGGACAAGCCCACACACCCTTGCAGGTCAAAACAGTCTATATGATGCTCGACATTTTGGACAGGTTCAACCTGAAAGCCCCTGTTGTGGATCTGATTAATGTTCAGAGACACTGCATAACAGCTTACCCCCGCCTGATTAACTATGGGGAAGGTTACGACGACATCATTGATGACAATGGGCGGGGCGGGAATATGCTTGCACCAGCAGCCACAACCAGGATGGAAGAACACTACAAGAAAATGTACGGTGATGAATTGCAGGTTCGCAGTGTGGTCGAGGTTCTCGAACACTACAAACATTCGCGTGTGCCGCTGGAGCAGGACATTTTCGCGTGCATGATTCACGGTCTGTTTGACGAATACGCCCATTATGTCGACTATCCTCTCGAGGCCCTCGCCACTACAGCAGTGCTCTTCGGTGGGATAATCTCTCACAAGTTGATATCGAGACTCCCCCTCAAAATTGGTTTGGGTATGATCTTGCAGGCCGTCAAGGAGAATCGTCCCGAGGAGCCCATGTACAAGTTCGGTCTTCAGGCGCTCATGCAGCTCTTTGGCCGGCTGCGGGAATGGCCTGCGTTCTGCAAGGACTTGATCCTGATACCTGGACTACAGGGAACGGAGGCGTACAGGAAGGCGGAAGAGGTGGTTCGCGAGCATGATGAGGAGTTGGCCCGAACCCTTCGCAACGGTCTTCCAGCCATCGCCGGCAGTGACAAGCAACTGACCAATGGCGGTCTGGAGGACAGTCTCAGTTCGGAACAGCACCCTCCCCCGTTCCTGTCCATTAATGTTGGCCCACCTCCCGCCGGGATCAACTACGAAGACCCCACGCCCGATGCCCAGGGCAAAATCCAGTTTGCTCTCAATAACGCCACCGACACGACCCTGCAGTCGATATTCAAGGAGCTCCAGAAGATGCTGGATGTCAAGCACCAGCAGTGGTTTGCCAGTCACCTGGTGGAGGAGCGCGCCAAGATGCAGCCGAACTACCACCATGTCTACCTCGAGCTGGTGAAGCAGTTTGAGGATAGGCTGCTGTGGACCGAAGTTCTGAGGGAGACCTATGTCAGCGTCCAGCGCATGCTCAACTCGGAGCAGACGCAGTCGAATTCGACCGAGAGGACTCACCTCAAGAATCTGGGTGGCTGGCTTGGCCTGTTGACCCTTGCTCGTGACAAGCCTATCAAGCACAGCAACATCGCCTTCAGGCAACTCCTGATCGAAGCCCTCGATACCAAGCGTCTCATTGTCGTCATCCCCTTTGTCTGCAAGGTCTTGACCCAGGCAGCCAACTCGAACGTGTTCAAACCGCCGAACCCCTGGCTCATGGACATTATCCACCTCCTTATTGAACTCTATCACAACGCCGAGCTCAAACTCAATCTCAAGTTTGAGATCGAGGTGCTCTGTAAGTGCCTCGATCTCGATCATGAGGCGATCGAGCCATCTGGTGAGATCTTGAACCGGCCTCCTCTCGAGGACGTGGGTGACTTGGTTGGGCCAGATAATCTCGACAGTTTTGAGAGCCTATCCCTCAACGGCATGACGGGAGTGAACAGCTCACTTGTCTCGCACCCGGCTCTTGCCATCCCCGACTTGGGGCCCAACCTGAGCGTCCCGTCCACCGAGGTTGTCAGCGCCGCGAAGCTGCACGACATTGTCCGTCAAGCTCTCACGCGCGCGCTGCAAGAGATCATCCAGCCTGTTGTGGATAGGTCTGTGaccatcgccgccatctcTACGCAGCAAATGATCCGCAAGGACTTCGCAACCGAGGGCGACCCGGACAGGGTTCGGATGGCTGCCGTCAACATGGTCAAGTCTACTGCTGGGAGCTTGGCACTTGTGACCTCCAAGGAGCCATTACGCGCCAACTTCACCAACTATCTCCGCCAGCTCGCCTCGGAGCTTCCTCAGGGTCTCCCAGAAGGTATCATCATGCTGTGTGTCAACTCCAACATGGAGCTGGCTTCCAGCATCATCGAAAAGTCGGCCGAGGAGCGCGGTGTCCCCGAGATTGAGGACTTGCTCGCAGAAGATCTCGAGGCGCGCCGCCATCACCGCATCAACCGACCCAACGAACCATTCATGGATCCCCGCCTGAACCGCTGGGCCTGGACTATCCCCGCTCCTTTCAAGCTGCAGCCCAGCTTGAGCGGCCTCAATGATGAGCAAATGGCCATCTACGATGATTTTGCTCGACAATCAAGGgtgactgctgctgcggctgctgccgccgctgccgccgccgccgcctctgcTACGCCTTCGCACGTTCCTTCATCGTCGGATGCGAGATCAATTGCAAACGAAGTCCTCGGTGACCAGTACAACTCGGTGTCTACCATTCCTACCCCTGCTGAAACCCCATCGCTTCCCCACATGGGCGTCCAACCTCAGCATTACCCTCCTGTTCATGCTGGCATGGTCAATGGCCGACAGCCTGGCATCAGCCCTGTCGACGCTCGGAACGTGGCGGAACGGGTGAACAGCTTGTTGGAAAAGCTGGCGACTGCCGTCAGCAACACGGCCGAGGAGCACTTTGAGGACCTCCCTCGGACCCATGAAGTTATCAACATTCATGACGCCGTCGTCCAGCTTACAATCAAGACTCAACAGACATCTGATGAATTTGCAGTCTATGTGGCGACCCAAATCTCCGGGCTTCTCTTCCGCCCGCAGCCCGAACCTACTTCCCTCCTCTTGGAGACTCTGGTCCACGTGCTGGAGACGCTGCGAAAGGTTGCGGGCCCGGCGACGAGTCAACAGATCCGCTGGCTGTTTTACCAGCAGTCAGGTAGTACTTTTTTGAATCTGCCCCTGATCTCGGCGCTGCTCAGAACGGACCTCATTGATTGGCACAGCATCGATGCAGCCATGGCCAAGGCGTTGAATGAACGGAGCAGCGGTTCCATTGAGTTTCTGGAGTCCTTGATGGATCTTACGCTGTTCAGCGAGGCCCCTGTCAATCTCTATACCGATTTCGTTCAGAGCTTGGAGGAAGCCTGGGCGTGGATAACTGAAGAGCCCGAAGTGCCAGGTGGCCAGCGGTTCAAGGCCAAGGTGCTGGGGCCTTCGCCCGAGATTCATCCTGACCGAACCCCCGAGGCTCAGTTCGAGCAGTTTGACTACATCTTTGAGGAATGGGTGCAGCTATGCAACAACGACTGCGCCTCGGAAAAGGCTGCTACAAAGTTTGTGCAACAGTTGAACTGGCGGCGGCACATTGTCACCAAGGAGGACTTTTTCGTCTTTGCGAGGCAAGCAATCGACAAATCCGTCGACCGTGCTGAGCAAAGTGGCCACCTTGGTGAAGGCTTCAGCAACGAGAGCTTCCAGGCAGTTGACGCTCTCGTCAAGATGATCCTCATCTTCACTCAGTCCCACGACGCTCCTGGCACCAGCGAATCATCGCGTGTCGCCTTCCTGGACTCTGTCCTTGCTCTTGGTGTGCTTGTGTTGAACAACCACCACGTTAGACGCGGGGACGCTTTCAACCCACGCGTGTTCTtccgcttcttctccaaTCTCTTCCACCAGATCATGAACCTGACGGAGAGATTCTCAGACAGTGAGAGCGAAAAGATAGTGCTCAACTTTGCGGCACGTCTATGGGACCTTCGGCCGGTTGTGTACCCTGGCTTCTTGTTTCAATGGATGGGTCTCTTGGCTCACCGCGCCTTTCTCCCAGCGATCATGCGCATGCCCAACCAGGCAGGCTGGGAGCCCTTCACCAAACTCCTTACCCATCTCTTCTCTTATCTCGGCAACATGCTGAAAGCTTTCGAAGTGTCCCTTGCCGCTAAGGACCTGTACTCGGGCACGGTGAAGCTTGTGGCTGTGCTTTTCCACGACTTCCCGGAGTATCTTTCTGCCAACCATGTGCAGCTATGCCAGTGCCTGCCCTCGCATGCCACACAGCTCATCAACATGATCTTGTCGGCGTCCACGACGCCGTTCGACAAGGTGCCCGATCCCTTTCGGCCGGGACTCAAGATTGATCGGATCCCCGAGATGAAGGACCCGGTGGTGAGCCTTTATGACTGCGCCGGCCAGCTCAAGGAACTAGGGCTCTATGACATCCTGGAGCAGTCATTGCAAAACGGACCCTCGGAGGACGCCATCGCCCAAATTACGCACGCGATGCACCACGCCGATACCGACCTGACCACGTTTGGCTTTGTGCCTGTCAATGTCGACCGCCGAGTTGTCGACGCCGTGGTTTCCCACATCGCCAACGCGGCCTCCCAACGCGCTGTTAACAACAGTGACGCGCCCGTGTTCGTGTCCGGGGCTCCCGACGTCAAGACTCTGCACATGCTGGTCACCGAGGTGCCGGCCGAGACACGGTACTATCTTCTCAGCAGCATGGTCAACGAACTCCGGTTCGCCAACGCGTCGACAAACTATTTCAGCCATGCCATCGTCGAAATTTTTGGTCACGATCTTGACGACCCGGAGGAGACAGAGATTCGGCAGCAGATTGTGCGAGTTCTCTTGGAGCGCATGGTTGGGTACTGGCCCCAGCCATGGGGTCTCGTGGTCACGATCCTCGAGTTGCTCAAGAATGAAAAGTTTCATTTCTTTGAGCTGCCGTTTATCAAGGCGGCTCCTGAG GTTGCCGCCCGCTTCGAGGCTATCCTCCGCCCCGTTGTGGCGTAG